The following are encoded in a window of Fusarium falciforme chromosome 11, complete sequence genomic DNA:
- a CDS encoding Beta-xylanase: protein MSHVSYEQLATRDDFITVSTSASTSTMHSLFKTALLTLAIAGEALGRPKSAQGLDSAIKAKGKQHVGTALTLGSDSRTEDIIKGPSEFGAITPENAMKWQSVQPRRGEFTFGSADQHANFAVNNNKDLRCHTLVWHSQLAPWVEAGNFDNQTLVKIMEDHINTVAGRYKGKCTHWDVVNEALNEDGSYRQTVWYKTIGEAYIPMAFRLAAKADPNAKLWYNDYNLEYNNAKTVGAARIVKLVQSYGVKIDGVGLQGHLVVEPTPTQPTITPSRETLEGALRKFTDLGVFVEYTEVDIRMKTPATKEKLEEQSKAYRRVVESCMAVKKCIGITLWGVSDKYSWIPSTFQGEGAALVWDEEFQKKPAYSGILNAIKAAKSKWWY, encoded by the exons ATGAGCCATGTGAGCTATGAACAGCTGGCTACGCGGG ACGACTTCATCACTGTCTCAACATCGGCTTCTACTTCTACCATGCATTCGCTTTTCAAGACAGCCCTCTTGACCCTGGCCATCGCCGGCGAGGCTCTTGGTAGGCCAAAGTC AGCCCAAGGTCTCGATAgcgccatcaaggccaaagGAAAGCAGCATGTCGGCACAGCCCTCACTCTCGGCAGCGACTCACGCACGGAAGACATCATCAAGGGTCCATCGGAATTTGGTGCCATCACTCCCGAGAATGCCATGAAGTGGCAGTCTGTCCAGCCAAGGCGTGGCGAGTTCACTTTTGGCTCTGCTGATCAACATGCCAATTTCGccgtcaacaacaacaaggacCTTCGATGCCACACTCTTGTCTGGCATAGTCAGCTTGCTCCTTGGGTTGAGGCTGGTAACTTTGACAACCAGACTTTGGTCAAGATCATGGAGGATCACATCAACACGGTTGCTGGCAGGTACAAGGGAAAGTGTACTCATTGGGACGTTGTCAACGAAG CTCTCAATGAGGACGGCAGCTACCGCCAGACCGTCTGGTACAAGACCATTGGAGAAGCTTACATCCCGATGGCCTTCCGCCTCGCTGCCAAGGCAGATCCGAATGCAAAGCTTTGGTACAACGACTACAACCTTGAGTATAACAATGCCAAGACAGTCGGAGCAGCGCGCATCGTCAAGCTCGTTCAATCCTACGGCGTCAAGATTGACGGTGTTGGTCTGCAGGGACATCTCGTTGTGGAGCCCACGCCAACTCAGCCAACCATTACTCCCTCACGCGAGACCCTCGAAGGAGCCTTGAGGAAATTCACTGATCTTGGAGTTTTTGTTGAGTACACTGAGGTTGACATCCGCATGAAGACACCTGCGACCAAGGAAAAGCTCGAGGAGCAGTCCAAAGCCTACCGGCGAGTCGTGGAGTCTTGCATGGCCGTTAAGAAGTGTATCGGCATCACGCTTTGG GGAGTTTCGGACAAGTATTCGTGGATTCCTAGCACCTTCCAGGGTGAGGGCGCTGCTTTGGTGTGGGATGAGGAGTTCCAGAAGAAGCCGGCCTACTCGGGTATTTTGAACGCGATCAAGGCAGCAAAGTCTAAGTGGTGGTATTGA